ttccaaATGTCCATCAATGAAGATACCTTAGTAATTATGAATAGTAATAAgctagaatttgatgtattcaGGAAAAACACTGCTACATGCAGGTACATTTCAGttgatttttccattatatgcaacataagatggccagtctccatttcctggtacatcgTTAAATTCACTTTCCACTCAACATCGAAAGATACAATAAGGAAAGGACTCTTATTTAAGATGTAGTTATACTCAACAGTTATGATAGAATtgtagataaaataattatcgGTCATAGGCTCAAGAAATCTCTATGTGACATCTAActatacattaaaacaattattggaTAAACCTAAagataaaatactaaattttggGAAgggtggtatatatgaaattagttttaataattGTAACGAGAAGTATGTCggacagactaagagatccgttattatACTGCACAGAGCTCATTAAAAATATGGATGGACCGAAAAATTGGTTATTGCCGATCACGCTACGAGCCATAAccatgaaataaatatgaataatgtaaaattgttaaaaaatgtatcaaacgATGAATTTTTGAAGCATTGATAGATGCTcttgaaagtattgaaatttCTAAATCTGAGATCAGTTCAAATAGAAACAAAAGGACTATTCCTATAGCGCGATCTAAGTTTAGCAGTTAAGGAATGAGGAAAAAAGGTTCATTACTGGGAacatttagtataaaataagtGAGATAAATTAACAGGTTTCACTTTACCTTCAGTATCTATatacgataacttggttatcgaaacgcccGTCAGAATTGTGCATGTTCATTATGTTCAATTCCAAAAATGCCAACATAGCATATTCATAAACTGACAGAAAAGATTTCCTGTTGTATCTGGAAGCTTCCTAGCCTAACAAAGAAACTAATCATTTTTAGACcaggaaacaggaaaaagtcgcttTGGGCCACATCTGGTGTGGAAAGGTGTGTTGTGTTTTGCCATTGGTTGGCTCTCTCAAGAAGCCAGAGCTTCGAAATAGCATTAATACTCGATCGAATCGATCCTGAGACAGTCTGGTTCACTTCGTCGAACGATAACCTTCTCAGATTGAGCTACAAGAACGGGGAGCCATTCCAAGTCATATGTATCTTCCTTGGAAGACCTTCAACACCAGATGATTCTCGAGTTAGAATGTAGACAAGAGCATGAGGCCTTGCTCGACACCACAAAAGGTTAGCATCCATTTTGGTACGAAAAAGAGGATGATTCCCTATCGGCCAGGCCTTCTAGAAGACGCCGACGACAGTTGAGGAAAagcattttcttttacttcagATGCAGTAGCTTTTTGGCATTACTCCTTGTATAGGAAAATTGCTTAATATTATCCTCTTATTGTTTTACAGTTTTGAAGATGGTCGATTAACAAAATCCCATAACtacccaaaaaaaaaaagattgcCATCATTCTTCTGTCAAGGAAACAGACTTAGCCATTTTAGAGGTAGATTCGCCCTTTGCAATCTTGTTTCTAATTTCACTTCAGGAGTGTAGTTATGAATCTGACTCTGCGATCAGTACCATTAGAAAAACTTTTCGATGAGATCGCTGGATGTCACAGTCGCAGTAAAAGATGGTGTGGACTCTGTACACTCCATTTTCATTTGCGTAGGCGTATTCCTCTtaagaacaaatatttaataacagaCATGGTTCCCCTTATCACAATTGAGCTTatctatgaaaaaattcaaaaatagcTGAAATCAAatctgtaataaaatattatctaaGCTCGAAGGAAGCTCCGCGTTACGATCGAATTACAGGTGAAGTACTCATATTGTTACCAGATGTGTGAATGAAATTCAATACTCTCATTTTCAATGCTGGTCTAAGATTGAACTACATTCCGTCGCATTCCTCGCATATAGACCGATGGCCGATTTTATCAGACCgacgaattgggctaaaacggatatctgaagcactgaatattccatacgaacgcgttcatcatatagttcacgtcaatttggacaagAGATAAATTGTTGCAGAATGGaaccccaaatgtttgaatgttaaccaaaagcgtgcaagtgTAGAAGCATTGCgctcgatctgtgctcgatttgaaaacgatgtagacttcttaagccgaattgttactatggatgacaCTTTGGTaaatttctacgatccagaaacaaagcaacaatcagtggaatggcgacactttggttctccaagacctgagaagtttcatgtccaaaaatctgctgaaaaagttcttgcttcttgttttttgagattgccatggagtaatcatggctattcgacattactgaccactctacgggaaacaATTAAAGAggaaagacgcggaaagctatccaaaggtgatTTGTTTTTGCAGGAAAACGCCCCTGCAcataaatctcatgttgccatgcaaaaaattcgtgatttagggtttgaattactagaacaccccccttattcaccagatttgactccgtccgaaaaaaaagtttaaaggtcgtaaattttcttccaacgaagaGATAGCTGTGGAGGTCTTGTTtccagagcaagaagaaacactttttttaagtggtaaaagtaaaaattaattggagaatatgttgagtaataaaatattttgaaattggaattttgtttggttctttGGTACATATGGACCAAAAGAAAAGAAACTCTGTTTaaaacatcaagaaaatttgatGTTATGGAACATAGTAATGGGGCAGTAGCATGTAACTGGAAGATCATATCCAGGACCAATTTAGACTGAATCGTAGGTGGATAAGAATATTGTAAGTTTGATGTCAGGTCTCTAGCTTAAACTAAAAAGTTAAAGGAACTGTAATCAATAGATTACTTATCTCTATGTTTGTATTCAAATCACAATATCTTGCTTAATGTTTATTTGTCAACAGATTGCAAAATCTAATAGATGTTTATAAGATTATCAAACATAATATTCCCATTTTAAATTGATAAGCTCTAACATCTTTAGGCTGAGGTCAGAAACTCTTCAGACAACTCTCGTACATGTGTTCCGTCACATGTTTGAACCAGATCTCTCTCTAACCATACTCCATCTAATGTGACTAACCCTTCTTTCCTTCCTTTGATTATGTACAAATACAGACAGTTACCATCACGTTAAATTGTAACATACTATGTATAGACTCATGCAAGAAACTGATTGTTCTAAATCTGTTGAAATGGTAAAAAGATGAATAGGTTTACCTAAACGTGGGAGACAATCGTGTGAAGATGAAACATACCAGTGGAGCACCCACAACCACTACCAcgcattaaaatttttaagatgtCTACGCTGTCGTGTTGCGAGATCGATGTATGGCTGGCTATAAAGACATTGGTGTATTACACCATGTGGTACGTAATAAACTTACTGCCCAACTGAAcgtgaaaaaaagtatctgCACAAAGGATACAATGAATATTAACAGATACTTACAAGCAAACTTTAATGGACATTTATTTCAACGTATTGtagataaagtaaaaaaaaattgttgtggGATTAGTAAAAATAGATAAGTCGTCGAAACCGAATTTTGGATGCTGAAATGATCATTCTAATAGATTACGTGAAAATTGCTTGTACCTATAATGTCAATTTAGTTCCAAAGCTACGTTATAAATGAGATAAATGAAAAACGATGTGGGAATAGGTCAATTTAGTTGAACCCACCTCTCTTTCCTTTGGCAATGTTTGGCTATTTCCAAAACAAAATTAGTCTATTGCCAACGATCATTGccaaatgtgaaaatttttaaaatgatgtGATCTTTTTAATTGGTATGAATTCTCTATATTATTGTTTTGTCTATTTCATAATAAGTTCTTGAAATTTGAGTTCTAgcttgttattaataaatacattCTGATACTTTTAGTTATGCAgcataaaaactaataaacatAAATCAAGGAGTAATAACATCTATATTTTTGTGAACTAATTAGAACATAGTATTTGAAATTAGTTGCTACAGGACGCCGCCCCCTTTTTCTAATAACATATCACTTAACAAACTTGTACAGTACATAAAATGGGTAAGAAACTCGCAATATTACCGAAAAATAAATCGACGGGAGCTATTACAGAGCTTGGGAATAAAATCTTTGAGATTtgacttttattcaaaatacgcATAATTATTATCGTTGCCTATGAATttgataaagaataaaattcaaaaatagaaatctttttattttcgatagCATCCAAAATAATCTCAAAATAATGCATCTTGCATATAGGGTACTCGTACCGAAGAAAGTGATCAGAGTACCGTAGATGTTATTTTCTCTTTAACAAATGACCTACTGGGACATGAAGATCAAAGATACGTTAGAATACAGCATTGCCAAGTTTTGTTATGGAAAATTCGTGTATATTTATTAACTATATTTGATGGTCTTTTAGAAAGTAtggatttgtttttatttacttttattattatgttgtcTTCGGATACATTAGAATATGCTTTCAGTTTTTAGGTCATTGACATCTACAATATTtcaatcgattatattttttgagatgGTGAATATAAATCCAGAAGGTGAACTTTATCAATAAGTGCGGTGTTTTTAATCAtcaacttatttcaaatttaaatacatttaaaataaagttgacgaaattaactaaataaattaatattaaggtGAGGTTGGTTTATGCAGCAAAAGTTAAAacttaataattcaatattaattctTAATTTTGGCTGTATAAACTAAGctttaatagaataataattcgaatttcaattataaagatagTGAGAAAAATTTGACTTAAACGGTATGCGATCTTATTCATAATTATCAACTTAAAATTACCAAAACTGACTTTTTTGAGGACTGACGTCTCGAAGTAACTCTCTTTTTAAAAGGTAGAGTGGTGCTTAGAAAAAAGAGAAAGTTAGGTCGAATGGCCATcttctaaaatatgtttttacctGGGAAAAACTAGGGTAATAAAGTTGTTAAATAATGGACGTAAATATTGAGTTTCCATAAAGGGATTAAAAGAAGACCTGAGCAGAATTAgtcataaaattgaattaaatacgTTCGCATCTTATTACCGTTCATATTTTACAatctatacaaatattttacgATAAAATGTACTGTcatgtttttcgtatttatttacactttttctattcgcggggtgaattaataaacactgtctattacgtttttaatttatttaactacTATACACTTCACTTAACtcacttataataattcacttatcactatcactaaactaacttaaataaaaattcttcttaTAAATTTCAACTATCTTACTTAAAATATACACATCggataaattttccattatttttttattattaagtacAAGAATTAACAACTCTGAAATGAAAGCATTAAAAACCTATTATTGAAGGATATTATTATACCCCGTTTTTAAACTATTCCGTATACTATTAACAACTCAGGTAGGGTAATTTGTGTTGCATAATATTATTAACATCACATTACGGCTTACGGTTTACGTCCTTTTTGGCTCTGTGACCTTACGGCTTACGGCTTACGTTTATATATTGTCATACATGTGTACGTTCTACGCTACACGTTACAGTTATGGGTGAAATGTCAAAGTGCCGGAAGTAATATTCAAATCTTTTCATATCTTTCATCAAGTTcagtttcattaaattaaaagcAACAGAATGAATCCTGCATGTAACACATTCGAGAGAATACAAAACGAAATAAGAGAAAACTTAGAACGTGAAAAGGAATTGAAAAATGGCCATTCAAGTTTAAATGAGGTTAGTTATTTGCTTAAAGAAGAATCAACAAGTGTCTCTAATGGCACAAATGGAATTTTATCCAAATCAAACGGTTTCACGCGGAGATTCATACCCAATACTAATACTAGAGGGGTtatgcaaaaattttttaaaaatagaggTAAAATATCACAGTCTGCTTTAAATTCACCAGAACCCCAACATACTTTTGCTCCTGCAAAAGGTATTTGTGTTAGAAATGGTTATGTTCcaacagaagaaaaaattgttaaggAACTATTAGACTTTCAAAAACGAGAAATGGAATTGAGGGAAGAGCGAAGAAAATCTCAGCCAGATTTAATGAAAGCTCTAGAATTAGAAGAACATCAATTAAAATATCAGGATACAAGAAGTATGCTGAAATCCACAAAATCACTGTCCAATTTATATCAGTCTGGAGATAATATTAATGTTATTGGACCATTGAGATAGAAGaatgttattttaatatcacCCATTATTGTGATCTCTAGATAAGAAACTACTTCTTGGTAAGTATTTCACTTGATTGTTGTCTTGCatgttttgatttaagaaaacACCCGTGAAGATATGTACTTGAAGTTTggaactttttttttcaaaacgaatataaaaaaaactttacttatTTTTGTACCAAATTAGATAAAAAGTAGATACAAGTACCATTGATGATGTGTATAGCAAGAATGAAAAGATTAGGGGTAAAAAACTTCAAAGTCACCCTTTGAATGCAAcctctttgttttattttgactttGAGGATCCTGGCCATggttaatttgtttttaattattctccAGCAACTGCGTGAATGGGGGGATATTCCGGGCTTCATATGgtctttatattttttccctATCTTTTTTATGGCCTCCTTGTTGATTTCTGAGAATTTTAGACTGATACTTGGcctttttctattttcgtttaaaataaattatatgagtTGCATTTCAAGGGTGACTTTAGGGTTTTTTTATCCTTAATCTCTTCATTATTGCTGTATACATCATCATTGGTACTTGAATCTACGTTTCAATCGATTTGGTACCAAAATAAGtggagtttttttattttcatttcaaacatcaggtacatataaaaatatattttttgttacattatgCACCTTCTAAATCTGATATATCACATACTGTCAATGTCATagattctaaaataaaatagctTTTATACAAGTGTTTAAGTGCTGTTTTATTTTGTGagtaaaaaagtttgtaaaatgAGCAGAGAGAATTGAACAATTtcatgaacaaaataaaaacactttcaACATAAATGTCATACCATGGTTTTTTTATATCTGccttattttgataataaaatagtgAATGACATTAAACTTTTAGAGTGCTCTGGCATTAAGTAACTGAATGTTTATTACTATTctgtttttatcaataatacaaaactgtaattttatattttcatttattcaattttgtttgCTTATACATTTCTCAATCGAATTTAATCTATTAGTTGGGTAATCATGGATTGTTTCttgaaactaatatattttatttcaggcAACTGTCTTGAAGCATCTCCGTCCATTGATGATTCTTTCCATTCCTTAAAGCATAGTTACTATTATATCAATTGAACAAAAATGCTGAAACTCACATACATTTTTGGATCTTGGAATATTAGTTATTAGGTATATAACTTGGTTACAAATTACATTCAAACAAGCTGatgtcgaaattattttttcatatacttgaaaatatcatttactGTAATTTGTGTGAAATATGATTTAACTTTGCacagaaattttgttttgttcaatCACTGTCACATCTTATTCTTGCTATTATCGCATTGAAAGTT
This genomic interval from Diorhabda sublineata isolate icDioSubl1.1 chromosome 7, icDioSubl1.1, whole genome shotgun sequence contains the following:
- the LOC130446722 gene encoding uncharacterized protein LOC130446722, coding for MNPACNTFERIQNEIRENLEREKELKNGHSSLNEVSYLLKEESTSVSNGTNGILSKSNGFTRRFIPNTNTRGVMQKFFKNRGKISQSALNSPEPQHTFAPAKGICVRNGYVPTEEKIVKELLDFQKREMELREERRKSQPDLMKALELEEHQLKYQDTRSMLKSTKSLSNLYQSGDNINVIGPLR